The DNA sequence TTTTCTGCTGAAAGCTGCGGGTGTTGTACCTCTGATTGTTCTGTCTAAATCCGCCCGAAGATCCACCATTATTCTGGAATTTGGGCGGATCATCATCTCTCTTCCTCTTCTGACCCTGCATGTCCTTTTGTTTACGAAAATCAGCCTGATGAAGCTCCTGGTCCCTGGCACTATCAACTAAGCTGTCCATAGTGGTGTAGCGGTTGGCGATAATATGATTCCGGATTGAAGTCTTTAGAGCCCACTTGAACTTCATAATTTTATCAGCATCGTTCCCAGCAATAGACCGAGCATAATTAGCCAACCTCTGAAATCGAATCTGGAAATCTGCCACAGACTCATCCTCCTTCTGAGCAATATTCTGGTACTCACGAGCATACTCCTCCCGAACACTAGCAGGAAAATATCTCTGATCAAAATGTGCCTTGAACACATTCCAGGTGAGAGTGTCCTCATACCCAGCTGCATGAGAAGCCACCACTGACTTCCACCAAGTACTAGCATCCCCCTCAAGACGGTAGATACCAAAACGAGCTTTCTCCTCCTCAGAACAATTTAGGACCCGAAATATTTTCTCCATGTGATCAATCCAAGCCTCAGCATCCATAGGGTGTTTAGCTTCCTTAAAAACATTGGGCCGCTGCTTCATAAAACGGTCAAACATAGTCTGGCCTTCCTGATTGGGCACATTACCAGGAGTATTCTGCCTTTGCTGATTAGCTACCTCCCTAACCATGTCCAAGAAAGTTTCCCTGTCCATCACGATCTGTTGTCCTCCTGCATTATTTCTCGAGGTATCTCTTCTAGGCGGCATCCTGCAACATTTATTATGAGAACACATATAGAGTGAATATCGAGTAAATATCGCAGTTATATCAAAATCTTACTTCTACCCATACGAAGTCAACCCAAAACTCACAGGTCAAATGCCCTAAGGCTAGTCTACAGAATCATAACCTGGGCTCTGATGCCAAAAATGTAACACCCCACTTTTACAATGGGGCTAAACGATTAAATAATTCTAAATTCAttcagaaataatataataatttaacaacCAAAATGTCAATATGGATAATAAAGTCTGAAACTCCATGATAATAAATCCAACAAAGTCTGAAACCAATAGAAATATAAGCTCTAAAGTCTTATTATAGCCCCTAACAACGAAAGCAACTAAAGGTGGGTGTCACTCATCACGATCCCCGCTACCCCTGATTACCTGCGGAAAGAAAGCAAACGAGAGTGAGCCAATGCCCAGTACGAATATAAAAATAGTGTAGGTGCAAAGAGTATCAATAATCTCGAAACAATGATTACAATAAATTGGTACAAATAAGTACCTCAAGTCACAATAATCGAGATAAACAATGAACTATAAATAAGACTCAATGATGAATAAATGACACAATACGGGTCTCTTACACAAAACTGTACTTGCTCAACTCCAATCACCGAGCAAATACAGAACAATGATTTCTTCTTCGGTTATCCAcaagaagaaataaagaatgTATGAAACATTCCACAAAACAATAACGATCATGATCTTCTCACGTCTCATACCCCAGAAACGTGCTCGTATGCTTAAATCACCGATACGAGTTGGTGTCTAGTTCACCTTTACTACGAACTCCATGTGAACATTGTCCGTGATTTACCCACACGGATAAGTTTAAGAGcccaaacaattacaaaagttGCCGACTCAatgaacaaaatatatacaGTGGTACAATCATAAAACGAAAGGAAACAATAGGAGTCAAggcaacaataattcaaatatatgaaGGCCAAGTGAAAAGAGTGATGTGCAATAACAAAAGAGATTTTAAGAatgtcaaaataataaatatcataaatatttattatttaagtaaaaGAGAGAAAAGAATAGAATCCGTACCTGATATAACAACACTAATTTAGTTGTGATCAAAACTGAAGCTACTCCTCTTTATGAAtctataatcaatttaaattaattcaaacatATCAGTTTTATGcatttccaagttcaatcttgtcactataaatagtatatatatatcacgtaAAATACAACTAACCAAAATAATTTAGGTGTCTTCCAACTATTATTCCAGGAGCGACATATTGCATAAAGAATTAAGTAAAACAATAACCATGAAGCCAATACTAGAACCTGGTTACTACAactagttataaataatattataaacaaataaaaagcaTAATCATCGTTTAGGCACTCAAGCAGCACAGCGTGGCACCTGGTTCTATCACCAGACTTTATAAGCCATCAAACTACTTCAATTTAACCAACACTTATTACTGCATTAACTAGTAACGTCAGCCGGAAGGGTACAActacaaataataataacaacaacaacgtataataataataataacatataagCATATTTAGTACTCGataatattgttattaaatctatatataatatataatatagcaaGAGAATAAACTACACACAATCATCTTGAAGTTCAGATGCATGCACATATACACATATGCTTATACTTACTTacctttaatttaataaaaataaaataatctcacactttaataataaacataagaaatattattgttttaaagaATGGTACTAGTTTTAGTAACGGAACACAAGCTCGAGAACATGGTTATGAAACAAGAAATTTGGTGAGGATTAAAGTCataattattacaaataaaaataataaatacagtAACTCTCTATTTTAAAACACAATAAAAGGATGCAGTGATTTTGAAATCAGACtctcaattatttttaattaaaataactagCAAAACACATTATCAAAATCTAATTTACCAATATATAATAAGGCAAACTCTACTTTATAAACAATCAATCCTCCAAACACTAGTACACTGCCCAAACTCCCGTATCTACGTAATAGGGTTCGGCACATGAGTCTGGACACCTTAGGCTTATAACCACACTGAATTATCAACAAGTACCAAACGTAACAAAGTTACAGTTCCAATAAAATAGGATATTGCcagagtatttaaaaaaaacaatacatGTAACCCCACATATAAACCTTTAAGAAAATAACCAACAGTAGGAAATTCACATTAATAATCaccatattaaaatatcataaatatatgtacccagatttcaattatataaataaattaattaattaatataaaacccAAATAAAGGAAGAATATGTACAAATGTATtttgatgtaaaaaaaatacaaaactaaatgaataaattaattgGTAATTAGATATACAAGAGGTATTTTGCTTACCGAAATAGAATGCTCTCAAAATGATGAATGCAGCACAGCGTATAATTAGTATACTAATTATGAACCTGAAATAAATTcaacacaattaatataattttttataagtgtaACAAATATATTTGGGTATGAAGATTTGAATCAAACCTCCACCATTTACCAAGAATTACCAGTATGTAACTTTCTCGTCGCACCTTCCTTAATAATATGCTACACCTTGTATATTGCACCAAAATCTATCCAATCATGTACTGTGTTTTACTACCGCATGCATACTCTCTCACGCTTGCCACCAgtagaataattatatttaactcTGTTGTGGATGACTTAGATGTGTTCTCGAAATTTATAGTAAATAAAGATAAGTATGCTTTAAAGATTAGcatcaaaatattcaaaatattatgccTCATCTAAAGTTTAGTTACAGTTTTATCCTAATCCTTAACCAACTAATTAGTCGATTATGCATATccacaataatatttagaatataaaCCAAAGattgttttaatattattttataatattaataactaattaaataataaaaacctGGTTGTTATATCTAATtggctcggtttcggttataaaaccgactaatataaaaatgaaaaataatatacaaacgAGAGACAATGGCGCATGTAATCTGTGAAATCAGAGCCTCAAACTAATCTACTAAACCAAAGTTGCTGACATGATTATCAGGCTTAAAGAAAAGATGGACGAGCCTAATGTGAATGCTTACCAGATTCTGATATTCCTATGTTTGAGCtttgaaatcaaaatttatactaCAAGCTTATGACTTTCAAAgtaataaattagaaattttaaGGAAGATTTACAACCTTCAAAAATTACCTGCAGTTTCTAGTTACATTATCTTATTCAGGAAGTTTCATAACACTTAAGCTAGTAATACCAAAGAGGCAGTGCATGAAATGATTTTGCAGCAGCTAAAGCAGGACAGAAAAAGAACATGAAGAATTTGGTGAAAAAATGGTTATCGGAGGTTTGAAAGGCAAGTAGATGATTCAGTAGGAAGCCTGGAACCCAAAGCATACAGAAGAAATTAACATTAGCCCaactcataaaatataatatatttgtttctttaaagttgtttttaaatttaaaatatatattatttatttattaaataatcggttcggttttaaccaataaccggaaccgaaccaaTAACATT is a window from the Daucus carota subsp. sativus chromosome 8, DH1 v3.0, whole genome shotgun sequence genome containing:
- the LOC108198926 gene encoding uncharacterized protein LOC108198926 isoform X1 gives rise to the protein MCSHNKCCRMPPRRDTSRNNAGGQQIVMDRETFLDMVREVANQQRQNTPGNVPNQEGQTMFDRFMKQRPNVFKEAKHPMDAEAWIDHMEKIFRVLNCSEEEKARFGIYRLEGDASTWWKSVVASHAAGYEDTLTWNVFKAHFDQRYFPASVREEYAREYQNIAQKEDESVADFQIRFQRLANYARSIAGNDADKIMKFKWALKTSIRNHIIANRYTTMDSLVDSARDQELHQADFRKQKDMQGQKRKRDDDPPKFQNNGGSSGGFRQNNQRYNTRSFQQKNGNQGNQQNRSGNQSGSQSGGQTGQNGGRSACAHCGKMHSGVCHWISRACFNCGRQGHTIKDCKAPLKKSGDQNNNTGKNEQKSSGRVFSLTAKDAANSSGNQG
- the LOC108198926 gene encoding uncharacterized protein LOC108198926 isoform X2; the encoded protein is MPPRRDTSRNNAGGQQIVMDRETFLDMVREVANQQRQNTPGNVPNQEGQTMFDRFMKQRPNVFKEAKHPMDAEAWIDHMEKIFRVLNCSEEEKARFGIYRLEGDASTWWKSVVASHAAGYEDTLTWNVFKAHFDQRYFPASVREEYAREYQNIAQKEDESVADFQIRFQRLANYARSIAGNDADKIMKFKWALKTSIRNHIIANRYTTMDSLVDSARDQELHQADFRKQKDMQGQKRKRDDDPPKFQNNGGSSGGFRQNNQRYNTRSFQQKNGNQGNQQNRSGNQSGSQSGGQTGQNGGRSACAHCGKMHSGVCHWISRACFNCGRQGHTIKDCKAPLKKSGDQNNNTGKNEQKSSGRVFSLTAKDAANSSGNQG